A stretch of Alkalicella caledoniensis DNA encodes these proteins:
- the alaS gene encoding alanine--tRNA ligase, with amino-acid sequence MKTNEIRGLYLQFFEKKMHDVLDSASLIPQNDPSLLLVGAGMAPFKDYFTGKVKRDNPRVATCQKCIRTGDVDNVGKTARHHTFFEMLGNFSFGDYFKKEAVSWAWEFLTEELKLDPNRLWPSVYEEDDEAYDLWKDMIKVPEERIVRLGKKDNFWEVGVGPCGPCSEIYVDQGEKYGCDSPDCKPGCDCDRYLEIWNLVFTQFDKDEDGNYHPLTNKNIDTGMGLERVASVMQGVTNNFEIDIIFPIIEQAEKMSGKKYGVNAETDISLKVIADHLRATVFMVSDGVLPGNEGRGYVLRRLLRRAVRHGMLLGIKEQFMYRLVDTLIELMGDTYNEIQTKRDYIVKIITIEEEKFAQTLEQGLQLLENELEKLKDGEIFPGTTAFKLYDTYGFPLDLTKEILQEKGFTLDEASYKSELEAQRNRAREARGEVEAMGSQETLSLSSLDKSKFVGYSKLTESGDIKSILVGNNEVEILESGQEGSIVLENSVFYPQGGGQLGDRGVIKTQSGTFEVLDTQKKGSYILLKGKILEGSITTGQQSEMAVDQILRAKTQYNHTATHILHKVLREVLGTHVEQAGSEVGPERLRFDFSHYGACTLEELKLIQEKVNTIIGKSLPVTTEETDIDTAKKKGATALFGEKYEKHVRVVSVGDYSLELCGGTHVKNTSEIRYFKILSEGGIGSGLRRIEAVTGEKAFEILEGFQQDVEFIADSLKCQTSEVVQKTETLVQKLKDQERELNQLRQKMAGSQKDDILANKKQIGDLEIYVSKVNVSDANNLRDLADSLVENKETVLVVLGAVIGDKVNFVAKTTPQGVKSGVHCGKIIKEVAQTAGGGGGGRPDMAQAGGKLPEMIDEALSKVLPFFE; translated from the coding sequence ATGAAAACAAATGAAATAAGAGGTCTATATTTACAATTTTTTGAAAAGAAAATGCATGACGTACTAGACAGTGCATCACTAATACCACAAAATGATCCCAGCTTACTACTTGTAGGTGCTGGCATGGCACCATTTAAGGATTATTTTACTGGTAAAGTTAAGCGAGATAACCCAAGGGTAGCCACATGTCAAAAATGTATTCGAACAGGTGATGTTGACAATGTTGGTAAAACAGCAAGGCACCATACTTTCTTTGAGATGCTAGGCAACTTTTCCTTTGGAGATTACTTTAAAAAAGAAGCAGTATCTTGGGCATGGGAATTCTTGACAGAGGAGCTAAAACTTGACCCAAACAGGTTATGGCCATCAGTTTATGAGGAAGACGATGAAGCTTATGATCTATGGAAAGATATGATTAAAGTGCCAGAAGAGAGGATTGTAAGACTAGGTAAGAAAGATAACTTTTGGGAAGTAGGAGTAGGTCCCTGTGGTCCCTGTTCTGAAATCTATGTGGATCAGGGGGAAAAATACGGTTGTGACAGCCCAGACTGTAAGCCGGGGTGTGACTGTGATAGATACTTAGAAATCTGGAACCTAGTTTTCACACAGTTTGATAAAGATGAAGATGGTAACTACCATCCACTGACAAATAAAAATATCGATACAGGTATGGGACTTGAGAGAGTTGCATCAGTTATGCAAGGGGTAACCAATAACTTTGAAATAGATATCATATTCCCCATAATTGAACAAGCAGAGAAAATGTCTGGAAAGAAATATGGTGTTAATGCTGAAACAGATATTTCTTTAAAGGTTATAGCTGACCACCTAAGGGCAACGGTATTTATGGTTTCTGATGGAGTATTACCTGGCAATGAGGGACGTGGTTATGTCCTAAGGCGCCTTTTAAGAAGGGCAGTTCGCCATGGTATGCTACTGGGAATCAAAGAGCAATTTATGTACAGACTTGTTGATACTCTTATTGAACTAATGGGGGATACCTACAACGAAATCCAAACCAAGAGGGATTATATAGTTAAGATAATAACCATTGAAGAGGAGAAGTTTGCTCAGACATTAGAGCAAGGTTTGCAACTTCTTGAAAACGAACTTGAAAAACTTAAAGATGGTGAGATCTTCCCAGGGACTACAGCGTTTAAATTATACGACACCTACGGTTTTCCACTGGATCTAACAAAAGAAATTCTTCAAGAAAAAGGTTTCACTTTAGACGAAGCTAGCTATAAGAGTGAATTGGAAGCCCAAAGAAACAGAGCAAGGGAAGCAAGGGGAGAAGTTGAGGCAATGGGTAGCCAAGAAACCCTAAGCTTATCTTCTTTAGACAAGAGTAAGTTCGTTGGTTATTCAAAACTAACTGAGTCAGGGGATATCAAAAGCATCCTTGTAGGAAATAACGAAGTTGAGATATTAGAATCAGGTCAAGAAGGAAGTATAGTGTTAGAAAATAGCGTGTTTTATCCCCAAGGTGGTGGGCAACTTGGCGACAGGGGAGTTATAAAAACCCAAAGTGGTACATTTGAAGTTTTAGATACCCAGAAAAAAGGAAGCTATATCCTGTTAAAGGGTAAGATTTTAGAGGGAAGTATTACGACAGGGCAACAATCTGAAATGGCTGTTGACCAGATTCTAAGGGCAAAAACTCAATATAACCATACTGCAACTCATATCTTACACAAGGTTTTAAGAGAAGTCCTAGGTACCCACGTAGAGCAAGCTGGATCTGAGGTAGGTCCAGAGAGGTTGCGCTTTGACTTTAGTCATTATGGAGCATGTACTTTAGAAGAACTTAAACTAATTCAAGAAAAGGTCAATACCATCATCGGAAAATCCCTACCTGTAACTACTGAAGAAACAGACATTGACACAGCAAAGAAAAAAGGTGCAACAGCTCTTTTTGGAGAGAAATATGAGAAACATGTAAGGGTAGTATCCGTGGGAGACTATAGCTTAGAACTATGTGGAGGTACCCATGTAAAAAACACATCAGAAATTAGGTATTTCAAAATACTCTCTGAAGGTGGTATAGGATCAGGCCTTCGCAGGATTGAAGCGGTTACAGGGGAAAAAGCATTTGAAATATTAGAAGGATTCCAACAAGACGTTGAATTCATAGCAGATTCTCTAAAATGTCAGACCAGCGAGGTTGTGCAAAAAACAGAAACACTTGTTCAAAAGCTTAAAGACCAAGAAAGAGAACTGAATCAGTTAAGACAAAAAATGGCTGGCTCACAAAAAGATGATATTTTAGCAAACAAAAAACAGATAGGCGACCTTGAAATTTATGTAAGTAAAGTAAATGTTTCTGATGCCAATAACTTAAGGGATTTAGCTGATAGCTTAGTTGAAAACAAAGAAACAGTTTTAGTTGTGCTAGGTGCTGTCATAGGGGATAAAGTTAATTTTGTTGCTAAAACAACTCCCCAAGGTGTAAAATCTGGGGTGCATTGTGGTAAAATAATCAAGGAGGTAGCTCAAACAGCTGGTGGTGGGGGCGGCGGTCGCCCAGATATGGCCCAGGCAGGTGGGAAGTTACCTGAGATGATTGATGAAGCTTTAAGTAAAGTATTACCATTCTTTGAATAG
- a CDS encoding peptidoglycan D,D-transpeptidase FtsI family protein, protein MFYKRMKIVFTMFLLIMFFMVYKVGYYSIILHKQYTHLSASQRLKTYMYNSNRGDILDRKLKPLTDRDSETVVVYSPNMENEDVKEVLVAEPYSETNDLVDGSYVVERTTRNSGVAAHLIGNVGYARFPKLYGLRGVSGLEKQYDDKLAGVPARVALIADSMGRPIMGIPPYNIEGDKNKNNLVLTIDADIQESLEYVIDTKNLIERGAVIVMDPYNGEVIAMVSRPSMNFLNIDDGSHLNKAIQINKGFHPASVFKIVIGLYALENGHSPNTSYTCKDMCIYPHGHITFREGIAKSCNEVFYQMVLQYGPEAILDYAKGLGFGEKTGIDLNGESNGMLPEIDTVKGAQGNRLLAMGQGQLEVTPMQIAKLTAMVANGGYEVTPKVVGYLGKNPNKLYGFRNLGPRTLSKESATQMQKMMELTTKIGTAKALDGFGAVKTGTGDNKNRWMTGYFPQENPQYVVTIFVEEGYGQRISSVTKEIVKTIFN, encoded by the coding sequence ATGTTCTATAAAAGAATGAAGATTGTATTTACTATGTTTTTACTGATCATGTTCTTTATGGTTTATAAAGTGGGATACTACTCAATTATATTACATAAGCAATATACACATTTGAGCGCCAGTCAAAGGCTAAAGACCTACATGTACAACAGCAACAGAGGTGACATCTTAGATAGAAAATTAAAGCCTCTTACAGATAGGGATAGTGAGACAGTGGTTGTATACTCGCCAAATATGGAGAATGAAGACGTCAAGGAAGTACTTGTGGCAGAGCCATATAGTGAAACAAATGATTTAGTAGATGGTTCTTATGTGGTGGAAAGAACAACGAGAAATTCTGGGGTAGCTGCACATCTTATCGGTAATGTGGGTTATGCACGTTTTCCGAAACTATATGGATTAAGGGGAGTTTCTGGCTTGGAAAAGCAATATGATGACAAGCTAGCCGGTGTGCCAGCAAGAGTAGCACTAATTGCAGATAGCATGGGAAGACCCATTATGGGGATTCCCCCGTATAATATAGAGGGGGACAAAAACAAGAATAACCTAGTCCTTACAATAGACGCAGATATTCAAGAGAGTCTCGAGTATGTTATAGACACTAAAAACCTCATTGAAAGGGGAGCAGTTATTGTTATGGACCCCTATAATGGTGAGGTTATAGCCATGGTTAGTAGACCTTCCATGAATTTTTTAAACATTGATGATGGCAGCCATCTAAATAAAGCCATACAAATAAACAAAGGCTTTCACCCTGCTTCTGTATTTAAAATAGTAATTGGTCTATACGCACTGGAAAATGGTCACAGTCCAAATACAAGCTATACATGTAAGGATATGTGTATTTATCCCCATGGTCACATTACGTTTCGCGAAGGCATAGCCAAATCATGTAATGAGGTTTTTTATCAGATGGTTTTGCAATATGGGCCAGAAGCAATATTGGACTACGCCAAAGGGCTGGGGTTTGGAGAAAAAACAGGTATAGACTTAAATGGAGAGAGTAATGGAATGCTGCCTGAGATAGATACTGTAAAGGGGGCCCAGGGGAACAGGCTATTGGCAATGGGGCAAGGTCAGCTTGAGGTAACACCCATGCAAATTGCTAAGCTTACGGCCATGGTGGCAAATGGAGGTTATGAGGTAACACCTAAGGTTGTGGGATATTTAGGTAAAAACCCAAATAAACTATATGGATTTAGAAACCTAGGACCCAGGACCCTCTCTAAAGAAAGTGCAACACAGATGCAAAAAATGATGGAATTAACAACAAAGATTGGTACAGCTAAAGCCCTAGATGGTTTCGGAGCAGTGAAAACAGGAACTGGGGACAATAAAAATAGATGGATGACAGGTTACTTTCCTCAAGAAAACCCTCAGTATGTTGTGACAATTTTTGTGGAAGAAGGTTATGGACAAAGGATTTCTTCTGTGACAAAAGAAATTGTAAAAACTATATTTAATTAG
- a CDS encoding DUF1292 domain-containing protein: MENNIDDVKIVLVDEEGNEHSFVEYERIFMEDDRQYALLLAVDELDDDEAELYVFKIEVDEEGEDNYTVVEDPQEIEEVENAYHDLIEYDEEDEEDEEL, translated from the coding sequence ATGGAAAATAATATTGATGATGTAAAAATAGTTTTAGTTGATGAGGAAGGAAATGAGCATTCTTTTGTAGAGTACGAAAGAATTTTTATGGAAGATGACAGACAATACGCCTTACTTTTAGCGGTTGACGAGTTAGATGATGATGAAGCAGAGCTATATGTATTTAAGATTGAAGTGGATGAAGAAGGTGAAGACAACTACACAGTTGTTGAAGATCCACAAGAAATCGAAGAAGTGGAAAACGCATACCATGACCTAATTGAATATGATGAAGAAGATGAGGAAGACGAAGAACTTTAG
- the mltG gene encoding endolytic transglycosylase MltG, producing the protein MGLVDNVSKLAKNLLANMSNRAKVLLGIAIAILVVFITFSVVAYSQTLPPGKGENELTVDIPIGTSTVQVVNKLADNGLIKNKLLFRLYLRHNDYEGKFQAGSYQLHDGLSYGELAEILLSGQVQREGIRFTIPEGFKVEQIAERLENIGIADKEVFLNLVQNGEFDYWFINQIPQDVDYRLEGYLFPNTYEIHVDSTEWDIINVMLGQFNKVYNADFIERTEELELSVHEIVTLASIVEREAMVDKERPIIAGVFHNRLDINMLLQSCATIYYFTGREFILNSDTVIDHPYNTYKYPGLPPGPVGAPGAKSLESTLFYEDTDYLFFVTKKDGSSEHYFAKTYEEHRANDRKSRNN; encoded by the coding sequence ATGGGCCTAGTAGATAATGTATCAAAGCTAGCAAAAAATTTACTAGCAAATATGTCAAATAGGGCAAAAGTTTTATTGGGGATAGCAATAGCCATATTAGTGGTGTTTATAACGTTCTCCGTGGTGGCTTATTCACAAACACTACCACCAGGAAAAGGAGAAAATGAGCTAACAGTGGATATACCTATCGGAACTTCCACTGTTCAAGTTGTCAATAAGCTTGCGGATAATGGGCTTATTAAGAACAAGCTTTTGTTTAGACTTTACCTGCGTCACAATGACTACGAAGGTAAATTTCAAGCTGGGAGCTACCAGCTACATGATGGACTAAGCTATGGTGAACTTGCTGAAATACTACTCTCTGGTCAAGTACAAAGGGAAGGTATTCGTTTTACTATTCCTGAGGGTTTTAAAGTTGAACAAATAGCTGAAAGGCTAGAAAACATAGGTATAGCAGATAAAGAAGTATTTTTAAATCTAGTGCAAAATGGTGAATTTGACTACTGGTTTATCAATCAAATCCCCCAGGATGTGGATTATCGTTTAGAGGGATATCTGTTCCCAAACACATATGAAATACATGTGGACTCTACTGAATGGGATATTATAAATGTTATGTTAGGTCAGTTTAACAAAGTATATAATGCTGATTTTATAGAACGCACCGAGGAGCTTGAGTTATCTGTGCACGAGATCGTGACATTGGCATCTATCGTTGAAAGGGAAGCCATGGTAGATAAAGAAAGACCCATTATTGCAGGGGTATTCCATAATCGACTAGATATTAATATGCTTCTTCAATCCTGTGCAACCATCTACTATTTTACAGGAAGGGAGTTTATATTGAACTCCGATACTGTTATTGATCATCCATATAACACTTATAAGTACCCAGGCTTACCCCCAGGGCCAGTTGGTGCACCAGGGGCTAAGTCACTGGAAAGTACACTGTTTTATGAGGATACAGACTATTTATTCTTTGTTACAAAAAAAGATGGAAGCTCAGAACACTATTTTGCTAAAACCTATGAAGAACATCGGGCAAATGATAGAAAGAGTCGAAATAATTAA
- a CDS encoding aldo/keto reductase produces MSNKDYRRLGLTDLKVSPICFGTLTISPLQRNYSIEEGNTLLRKAYELGINFVDTAEIYGTYGYIRESIKRSGFRPIIATKAYCYDVKTATKSVESALKELDTDYIDIFLLHEQTSYHSIKGHQEAIETLLEYKVQGKIKHVGISCHTISAVQGSFAFPEIEIIHPIYNMRGIGIADGSKEEMLKAINTAVDMGKGIYGMKALGGGHLIKNKEEALKHCFSMKSFSSVAIGMQTVDEIVYNISIYLDKAKEYQDIARRLEGKKREILIHDWCTSCGKCKDVCPQKALNLGVETMEVDTKKCVFCGYCARVCPDFCIKVI; encoded by the coding sequence TTGTCAAATAAGGATTATAGAAGATTAGGACTTACTGATTTAAAAGTTTCACCCATATGTTTTGGTACATTAACAATTAGCCCTCTTCAGCGGAACTATTCCATTGAAGAGGGCAACACCCTTTTAAGAAAAGCTTATGAATTAGGTATAAATTTTGTGGATACTGCTGAAATATATGGAACCTATGGATATATACGAGAAAGTATAAAAAGATCTGGTTTCAGGCCAATTATTGCCACAAAGGCATATTGTTATGACGTAAAAACCGCAACAAAAAGTGTAGAAAGTGCTTTAAAAGAGTTAGATACGGACTACATAGATATTTTTTTATTGCATGAACAAACATCCTATCATTCAATAAAAGGTCATCAAGAAGCTATTGAAACATTGCTAGAATACAAGGTTCAGGGTAAAATAAAACATGTGGGAATTTCATGTCATACCATTTCAGCGGTACAGGGAAGTTTCGCCTTCCCCGAAATAGAAATAATCCACCCCATTTACAACATGAGGGGTATTGGTATAGCCGACGGGTCCAAAGAGGAGATGTTAAAGGCTATAAACACCGCCGTTGATATGGGAAAGGGTATATATGGTATGAAAGCTTTAGGTGGAGGACATCTTATTAAAAATAAGGAAGAAGCATTAAAACACTGTTTTTCCATGAAAAGTTTTTCTTCTGTTGCCATAGGGATGCAAACTGTTGACGAAATAGTGTATAATATAAGTATATACTTAGATAAAGCTAAGGAATACCAAGATATAGCACGAAGGCTTGAAGGTAAGAAAAGGGAAATTTTAATTCATGATTGGTGTACAAGCTGCGGAAAATGTAAGGATGTTTGTCCCCAGAAAGCTTTAAACCTTGGAGTAGAAACAATGGAAGTAGACACAAAGAAATGTGTTTTTTGTGGTTACTGCGCAAGGGTTTGTCCAGATTTTTGTATTAAAGTTATATGA
- the udk gene encoding uridine kinase, producing MERPMIIGIAGGTGSGKTTVAKKVFQCINQEQVAVIEHDAYYKDQSHIEFEDRLKTNYDHPFAFDTELLLEHLLSLKKGTAIEKPVYSFVTHTRQLETVRVEPRKIIILEGILILEDERIRDLLDIKVYVDTDADVRIIRRMLRDIKDRGRTVDSVVEQYLSVVRPMHLQFVEPSKKYADIIVPEGGENLVAIDILVTKILALTNS from the coding sequence ATGGAAAGACCTATGATTATCGGGATTGCTGGGGGTACCGGTTCTGGTAAAACAACAGTGGCTAAGAAGGTATTTCAATGCATAAACCAAGAACAAGTTGCAGTTATAGAACATGACGCTTATTATAAAGATCAAAGCCATATTGAGTTTGAAGACAGGCTCAAAACAAACTATGATCATCCCTTTGCTTTTGATACTGAACTTTTGCTAGAACATCTTTTAAGCTTAAAGAAAGGCACTGCCATCGAAAAACCTGTTTACTCCTTTGTTACCCATACAAGACAGCTAGAAACAGTGAGAGTGGAGCCTAGAAAGATAATTATTCTAGAGGGGATTTTAATTTTAGAGGATGAAAGAATTAGAGATCTTTTAGACATAAAGGTGTATGTAGACACTGATGCAGATGTAAGGATTATTAGAAGGATGTTGAGGGATATCAAAGATCGTGGAAGAACAGTGGATTCAGTAGTAGAGCAATATTTATCCGTTGTTAGACCAATGCATTTGCAATTTGTGGAACCATCTAAAAAATATGCAGACATTATTGTCCCCGAAGGCGGGGAAAATCTTGTTGCTATCGATATTTTGGTGACAAAGATTTTAGCACTAACCAATAGTTAA
- a CDS encoding peptidase U32 family protein — MKKKPELLAPAGDLEKLKVAIAYGANAVYLAGKNFGLRTRATNFSESELLEGLYYAHQNGARVYVTLNILAHNEDLAELPKFVRWLAAVGVDAVIVSDPGIIAIIKKEAPDLEIHMSTQASVTNYAAAEFWKSQGLTRIVLARELSLDEIREIKEKVEVEIETFVHGAMCMSYSGRCLLSNFMVGRDANRGDCAQPCRWKYKLVEEKRPNEHYPVYEDDHGTYIMSSKDLRTIEFLPDLMKAGIDSFKIEGRMKSVNYVATVVNAYRQVIDEIYEKGDDYSFDEKWFDELSKSSHRHFTSGFYKEKAGPSAQSYDSSHYVRDFEFVALIREVEEDGVTAIIEQRNNFNLDQKLELLLPGGVVKDAKILIMWDMEGNSIVSAPHPQQVLKAVFDSEVKPYGILRREK, encoded by the coding sequence ATGAAGAAAAAGCCAGAACTTTTAGCCCCCGCTGGGGACTTGGAAAAACTAAAAGTAGCTATCGCCTATGGGGCAAATGCGGTTTATTTGGCAGGGAAGAATTTCGGACTAAGAACAAGGGCAACAAATTTTTCGGAAAGTGAGCTTTTAGAAGGCCTTTATTATGCACACCAAAATGGCGCTAGGGTCTATGTAACCCTAAATATATTAGCTCATAATGAAGATTTAGCTGAGCTTCCTAAGTTTGTCCGCTGGTTGGCAGCAGTGGGTGTGGATGCAGTTATAGTATCTGACCCTGGTATAATTGCAATAATTAAAAAAGAGGCACCGGACCTTGAAATTCACATGAGTACTCAAGCCAGTGTAACCAACTATGCTGCAGCAGAGTTTTGGAAATCCCAAGGTCTTACAAGGATTGTTCTTGCTAGGGAGTTATCCCTAGATGAAATCAGGGAAATCAAAGAAAAAGTGGAAGTAGAGATCGAAACCTTCGTCCATGGGGCCATGTGCATGTCTTACTCTGGAAGATGCCTACTAAGTAATTTTATGGTAGGTAGAGATGCCAACAGGGGAGACTGTGCTCAACCTTGTCGTTGGAAGTACAAGCTTGTTGAAGAGAAAAGACCTAACGAACATTATCCTGTGTATGAAGATGACCATGGAACATATATCATGAGCTCTAAGGACTTAAGAACCATTGAGTTTCTACCAGACCTTATGAAAGCTGGCATAGATAGTTTTAAAATCGAAGGAAGAATGAAAAGTGTAAATTACGTTGCCACAGTGGTGAATGCATATAGACAAGTTATAGATGAAATATATGAAAAAGGCGACGATTATTCTTTTGATGAAAAGTGGTTTGATGAACTATCTAAATCCAGTCATCGTCACTTTACATCAGGCTTTTATAAAGAAAAAGCAGGCCCTTCAGCGCAATCCTATGACAGCTCACATTATGTTAGGGACTTTGAGTTTGTGGCTCTTATAAGGGAAGTTGAAGAAGATGGTGTTACAGCAATTATTGAACAAAGGAACAATTTTAATTTAGATCAAAAACTAGAGTTACTCCTTCCTGGAGGAGTTGTTAAAGATGCTAAGATACTAATTATGTGGGATATGGAGGGTAACTCAATAGTTAGTGCACCACATCCGCAACAGGTACTTAAGGCAGTATTTGACTCTGAAGTTAAGCCCTATGGTATTTTGAGAAGGGAGAAATAG
- a CDS encoding IreB family regulatory phosphoprotein, which translates to MTESQQTMKFTAQKEIVDVKEVLTDVFKSLEEKGYNPINQIVGYLLSGDPAYITSHNNARVKIRKLERDDILEELVKSYIDVVVK; encoded by the coding sequence ATGACCGAATCCCAACAAACGATGAAATTCACAGCCCAGAAAGAAATCGTTGATGTTAAAGAGGTCTTGACAGATGTATTTAAAAGTCTAGAGGAAAAAGGCTATAATCCCATTAACCAAATAGTAGGATACTTACTATCTGGTGACCCGGCTTACATTACTAGTCATAATAATGCTCGTGTTAAGATTAGAAAACTAGAGCGAGACGACATCTTAGAAGAATTGGTTAAAAGTTATATCGATGTTGTTGTCAAATAA
- the ruvX gene encoding Holliday junction resolvase RuvX, with protein sequence MRSMGLDFGEKTIGVAVSDLLGLTAQGVKVIRRKEEDELKELESIIKEYEVSTIVLGLPKNMNNSLGPRAEKTQDFAEVLKEKFPDLKLVFQDERLTTAQVQRQLISADVSRKKRKKVVDKMAAMLILQTFLDRG encoded by the coding sequence TTGAGAAGTATGGGCTTGGATTTTGGGGAAAAGACTATAGGTGTTGCTGTTTCTGACCTACTTGGATTAACGGCCCAAGGAGTAAAGGTAATCAGGCGAAAAGAAGAAGATGAACTAAAAGAGTTAGAATCAATTATAAAGGAATACGAAGTATCCACTATTGTTTTGGGGCTACCTAAAAATATGAACAACTCATTAGGGCCCAGGGCAGAGAAAACTCAGGATTTCGCGGAGGTTTTAAAAGAGAAATTCCCTGATTTAAAGCTTGTATTTCAAGATGAAAGATTGACGACTGCACAGGTACAAAGGCAGCTTATATCTGCGGATGTTAGTCGGAAAAAGAGAAAAAAAGTAGTTGATAAAATGGCCGCTATGCTTATTTTACAGACTTTTTTAGATAGAGGTTAA